The following are encoded together in the Cololabis saira isolate AMF1-May2022 chromosome 5, fColSai1.1, whole genome shotgun sequence genome:
- the det1 gene encoding DET1 homolog, producing MDESFSTLKPRRIQNQNVVHRLERRRICSGRPGAHWYRVRCFHQNLFPNFTVVNVEKPPCFLRKFSPDGRWFIAFSSDQTSLEIYEYQGCQAAQDLLRGQEGETLLTANDQRSLNIRGRLFERFFCLLHVTNVASNGEHLNRECSLFTDDCRYVIVGSAVYVPEEPPPYFFEVYRNNESVTPNPRSPLEDYSLHIIDLHTGKLCDTRSFKCDKIILSHNQGLYLYRNILAVLSVQQQTIHVFQVTPDGTFLDVRTIGRFCYEDDLLTLSAVYTEAQEESRPGFPRLYTDKTINSLKHRLLVYLWKRAEQDGSATAKRRFFQFFDQLRRLRMWKMQLLDEHHLFIKYTSEDVVTLRVTDPSQPSFFVVYNMVTTKVLAVFENTSDQLLELFENFCDLFRNATLHSQAVQFPCSASSNNYARQVQRRFKDTIVNAKYGGHTEAVRRLLGQLPISAQSYSSSPYLDLSLFSYDDKWVSVMERPKTCGDHPIRFYARDSGLLKFKIQAGLLGRPINHAVRRLVAFTFHPFEPFAISVQRTNAEYVVNFHMRHVCA from the exons ATGGATGAGAGTTTCTCCACCTTGAAACCCAGACGCATCCAGAATCAGAACGTGGTCCATCGCCTGGAGCGAAGGAGGATCTGCTCGGGGCGTCCCGGAGCTCACTGGTACCGGGTGCGCTGCTTCCACCAGAACCTGTTTCCTAACTTCACTGTGGTCAACGTGGAGAAGCCACCCTGCTTTCTTAGGAAGTTTTCACCAGACGGTCGCTGGTTTATCGCCTTCTCCTCGGATCAGACGTCCTTAGAA ATATATGAATACCAAGGCTGCCAGGCGGCTCAGGACCTGCTGAGGGGTCAGGAGGGGGAGACTCTTCTAACAGCCAATGACCAGCGCTCCCTCAACATCAGAGGGCGCCTGTTTGAGCGCTTCTTCTGTCTGCTCCATGTCACTAATGTGGCCTCCAACGGAGAACACTTAAACCGGGAGTGCAGCCTATTTACAGACGACTGCCGCTATGTCATTGTTGGTTCTGCCGTATATGTGCCTGAAGAGCCTCCACCGTACTTCTTTGAG GTGTATCGTAACAACGAGTCGGTGACCCCCAACCCCCGCTCTCCTCTGGAAGATTATTCTCTCCACATCATTGATCTCCATACGGGAAAGCTGTGTGACACCAGGTCGTTTAAGTGTGACAAAATAATCCTGTCACACAACCAAGGTCTCTATCTGTACAGGAACATCCTGGCTGTGCTGTCGGTCCAACAGCAGACGATTCACGTGTTTCAG GTGACTCCAGACGGAACATTTCTGGACGTGAGGACCATCGGCCGCTTCTGTTACGAGGACGATCTCCTGACTCTTTCAGCTGTTTACACGGAGGCCCAGGAAGAGAGCCGGCCCGGTTTTCCCCGCCTTTACACCGACAAAACCATTAACTCGCTCAAGCACAGGCTGCTGGTCTACTTATGGAAGAGGGCTGAGCAGGACGGCAGTGCCACGGCCAAGAGGAG GTTTTTCCAGTTTTTTGATCAGCTGAGAAGGCTGAGGATGTGGAAGATGCAGCTGCTGGACGAACATCACCTCTTCATTAAATACACCAGCGAGGACGTGGTCACGCTCCGAGTCACCGACCCCTCCCAG CCGTCATTCTTCGTCGTGTACAACATGGTGACCACCAAGGTGCTGGCTGTCTTTGAGAACACCTccgaccagctgctggagctgtTTGAGAACTTCTGTGACCTCTTCAGAAACGCTACCCTGCACAGCCAGGCGGTGCAGTTCCCCTGCTCCGCGTCGTCCAATAACTACGCACGGCAGGTCCAGAGAAG ATTTAAAGACACCATCGTGAACGCCAAATACGGCGGACACACTGAAGCGGTGCGGCGGCTCCTCGGCCAGCTGCCCATCAGCGCCCAGTCGTACAGCAGCAGCCCTTATCTCGACCTCTCCCTCTTCAGCTACGATGACAAGTGGGTGTCCGTGATGGAGAGGCCCAAAACCTGCGGAGACCACCCCATTAG GTTTTACGCCCGAGACTCTGGTCTGCTCAAGTTCAAGATCCAGGCGGGCCTTCTGGGGCGGCCCATCAACCACGCCGTGCGCCGCCTGGTCGCCTTCACCTTCCACCCATTCGAACCTTTTGCCATCTCTGTCCAGCGCACCAACGCGGAGTACGTGGTCAACTTCCACATGAGACACGTCTGTGCGTGA